AATAGAACTATAGTATATTAGTCCAGTGCTCATGTCTTTCCACTGGCTTCTTCACTCAGAGAATAGAATTCAAAACAGCTCTACTTGTGTACAAGTCTCACGTTCTAGTGCAAATGTGCATTGCTTACACATTAGAGCCAAATGAACCTTCTCGGGCTCCGAAGAGCCAGGACTAAAGATGGCAAGACTGTTTTTCAGCTTTATTCTGCTTAAATCTAGGACAGTCTGTCAGAAAGTTTAAAACAGCCCTCAACTTTGATCCTTTTTAAATACAGGCTGAAAAACTGTTTTATTTAGCTGTGCATATGACAACTGAAATTAGTTTAACAGCACTCctcatttttaattaagtaatgatttttttcatgttttatggAATGAATTGATGTTGACACATGGATTCCCTTGTCTTTGAATGGTTAAACTCATAAACTTTATGAATTGTCATACTAATAAAATTGCCCTTCTCTAACAAGACAGCTCAGATGCAGCCATATTGTTACCTGTCACTGAACCCGGCATAAATTCTGAACTTAATGAAGGCTCCTTCTCTGTCAGTGTGCCCTTTTACCATGTCTTATCCGTCCCAATCCACCTTTCCTTGACTTAAAAATTCCAATTTACCTGAAGCGTGATGCAAAATAAAGGTAACTTCATCTATTatctaaaacacaaaatagtcCAAATATTCAGCAGCTTGATTCTGATACATTGTAATGTGGCCGATATCACTTCACACTCAATGGGGTAATTGAAGGAATGTATTCCGGCACTTTTCTCATAAATTTGTTttgatcatttgtttttctaaattaGCACAGAGTGCTCAAATACTTTTTCCAGACAGCATATTGCAAATCATTAAGAACACTACTGCGCAGCAGAATAATTATAAAGAgtcaaaaaaatgatgatgatcatgGTGGGGTTTTAAAGAACATTTAACTTTCCTGAAAAATAAACTCTGATTAATCGATAATGAACGATTAATCGCCCAGCTGTCGATGTATGTACTTTTTGTAAATGACCATTTTAAGTTGGGGTGTATTCAATGGTAAGGTAAATTGGTTTCTACTGTTGGAAACAACAACATCAATGCAATGGTTAACAAATGCTATGTGGGCACAAAGCCATGGTACTTGGTTTACGGAAAGGCAATGTCTTGTAGCATAGTCTAATTAGAAATTAGCAGATGATGAGAAATATTAAGACCCATATTTGCTCCATAGCAACAGTAGCATGGTAACATCAGTGTTGCTGTGCGATCCAAAAAGCAAATCTCGGCAAGAATAGCAAGGGAAGTGCATTGCGTGCTTCACTTTGATGTTGTTGAGTAATCAGTTAGTGATTTGACATGTCAGATGACAAATTATCTATAGAGTCTCAATAGTTACTATACTACTCAATTCTTCTATAATAGTAGCATCAATCCTTGCTTGTCCACTTGAGGGTCACAGGAAGAGAAGCAGCTACAATTCAGAGGtgccaaactcattttttgtcacgggccgcattgtagtcatagtttcatttggagggccattataactgtcaacccaaataaatgtatgacgTTCTCataatacatacagtataggctacacaacaaactgataaataactagttttgaaatctgaGACTAGTAAAAGCtgctcaaattaaaaaaaaaaaaaaagacggatGGTAATAAAATCTGCTAGcaacatctctattttttaaaagtgaagacaatttgaaatattagtattgacacaaagGCGATGCAATGGCGATGGCGGCCGTGGTCGAGCGGGTCATTCAATAACCAGAGTTGGCTCTTTAGCTGTGGCTATGTAGTTAACCACCACCagagtgtgaatgtgtgaatGCATGAATAATGTATCCACTGTAAAGCGTCTTTAAGTGTCCAGAAAAGCCctatatatagtatatctgatgtgttgttattattattattattattattattattattattattattattattattgctgctCGATGCCAACGTCATTCAAGAACTAACCTTGCCTGCAAGCTAAATTCCCTCGGTATTTGGGAGCTCACAAAACTCAGAAAATCCATCTTGCCATCTGATTTTCTCCGAGTTCTACCACTGGTGGTGCGGATCAGTCAAAAAGCAACAGTATGTTTGGGGGTGGGCTATATGGctgtgacaaaaacaagaagcaaTGAGGCCaggggaaacaaacaaaccaaacatgGTGACACCGATGGACGAATGCATGGATGCTGCAATTAAATTCTGTTTTTGCAGAATCCCCCCATGACATATCCATTTCCGCTGCCAACAACGAGGCTCTCTAAAGCAGCCACACCAGCATGAAGCCCTGGTCCACACGCTGGTTGTCGAGtctggtcttttttttaaatttccctTTCTTTTCCCTTGCAGGCACTCGTGACATTCTTATCAAGACATATGCACATGGCTGACTATGAAGCACTCATATGCAGCCACGCTAGTAATAGACTTTACAAAGATGTGACGTGAGGAACAGACTTTGAAGAATGTATTTAACAGATATATGAATTAACAAGGTCTTCAATATTCTGACAAAGTAATGAGAACTCCTTACAATCAAGTCCTAACTTTACCCCAACTTACAAACTATTTCACTTTGTGTTGAGCTTAAAGAATCTGAATCACCACTAAAGTTACATAACTGGACCAACTGGGGGGACCAAATAGACAACTGTAcggcagaaaaacaaatgaaattgtgGTTGTGAATGAAAAGTTAAATTGATCGCCCACTCATTAAAAATGGGGGGATGTGAGTCATACAGCCTCAAGCATGATCAAAGTTTTATGCGCTTCCATCTCAGTCCAAACAGaagcagaaagaaaatcagTGATGTGTAACcagagaagacaaaaatgcagcaaacaaatctaaataaaaagCACTTTAGACACAGTGTGGCTTTAGAAAGAACCAAAGGACACTGGACATGATTTTCACTGCCCCGTCAAATCCAGGAGAAATGCAGGGAACAACACATCACCTTTATTGACCTCACCAAGGCCTTTGACACAGTTGATCGTGATTTGCTCAGGAGCATCCTCATGAAGTTTAGTGTTCCCCCCAAATTCACAATGTTCCCCCCAGTTTCACAATGGTAGGCAGGCCTGTGTACTTGTAGGCAGTGAACCTTATTCCCCGTGAAAGTAGGGGTGAAGCAGGGGTGTGTACTGGCTCTAGTGATCTTCAACCTCTTCCTGGCAGCAGCCACACTCTTATTCCATCAGTCCATCATGGAAGATAGCGGTGTCTCCATCGAGTTTCGCCTGGATGGGAGCTTATTCAACATCCGACACCTTCAGGCAAAGACGAAGATGGCAGACTCCAACATCCAGGAGCGTGTATCTCGACTCTGCTGTATGGGTCAGAAGCCTGGACACTATACCGCAGACACATCCACTGCCTTGATGCATTTAACATCAGATGCATTCAACGCATCCTTGGCATCACATGGCAGGACCGGGTTCCTCACATGGACATTTTGCAGCGCACTGAGTCCATTAGCATAGAGGCAATCTTGGCACAGAGACAACTCCGGTGGGTTGGCCACATCATTCGGATGCCAGGACACCGATTGCCTCGTCAGCTTCTCTCAGCCAGCAGAAAGCCCGGAGGAGAAAAGCTGCGGTATAAAGACCAACTGAAAGGACCACTGAAGAGGTGCAACATCAAACCCAATGAACCTGAGGCAGCTGCAGCTAACCGCTCGCTGTGGCGCTCGCTGTGGCGCTCGCTGTGGCGCTCGCTGTGGCGCTCGCTGTGCCATGACAGGATCATGTACCTAGAGGAGTGTCGAAATCAACACTGGCGGGACCTTCGGAGGCGAAGACACCATCCTGCAGTTCCAGAACCATACCAGCCCCCTGATCCAGGCCTTAGATGTCCTCACTGTGGCAGGACATGTGGCTCCAGGATCGGACTTCATAGTCATATGGAATGGCATCGTCGCCAGCAACGATAGCCACCAATCAGACCAACAAAATGGAAGCTACGTCATCTTCGACTACGATAGACCGCCTTAGCAAGcaagcgtgtgtgcgtgtgtgtgcgtgtgtgtgtgtatttgtgtgtgacaatTTAGCCTTTGGTTAATAAGTGTGAAACGCCATGCAAGCAAGGAGAACCAAAGGATAACTATAACCTTGTACTGCTGTTTGCTTTCATCAATGAAATCAACACACTGTTGTGattattttctctctttcaATACTGATAACAAATGTTTCCTTTCAAATCACGTTTTTTCCTAtttaatgtaattattttctttctatttaaATTAGCATACTTGTGTACAGGATCTCTCTTTGGAGGTGGCACATTAAAAACTACCAAATCAATTAAGTCGGTGTTGTCAGCATTCATGTAATTACCCTAGGATTGCAATTCTAAAATGTTAAAtgatgttaaataaatactttcAGTCATCCACGCTGCATTCagactttcatttttgttggtgtGACCCCCTGGAGcatggttgtttttttcttgttgacaAAGTAGACTCAATTTGCCCAGCAACTTTTAATGGATGACTCACCCAAGGCGCCTGTTACGCATGAGAAAACtttgcagggggggggggggggaatgaaaGGGCGAGGTGGAGCAAGATGATCCCAGGCGTCAAGTATAAAGGTGTTAAGCGCTCTTGTCCCTGTATGTGAGACAGGCCACATGATGACGATGTCGTGCACCAAGCAGAGCTCCAAGCGGCTCAGTGGCGCGCTCTTGTGCGcatcgctgctgctgctcctgcacTCCTGTCCTCTCTCTCAAGCCCAATTCACCGACACCGATTCTGAGGAGGATCTGACTCCCAGGGCCCTGCGGGATTTTTACCCAAAAGGTCCGAACCTGACAAGTGAGAAGCAATTGGTAAGCTTGAGAATTTCTAATAGATatgcacaaaaataacaaatgtgtgtttttttttgtgggggatGAAATATGTAATGGCTAAGCTGATTTTGACTCATATACGTGTACAGTAaagtttgaaatatattttagaaaaCTATTCTTCAATTGCTGTATTGTatcactgaaaaagaaaagttcagatttttgtcatttacataTTCACTCAGAAAAGACCATTTACCcgcgtttttgttttgtttttttctggaaaTTTGACCCTTATGTGGTTGCTGTTTGATCTTCAGATGTGTTAATTTCTTCCTTGGTTAAACCAAACGTAATGTTGCCCTTTGTAGCTTGGAGCTCTCCAGGAAGTTCTTGAAAAGCTGCAGACGAAACGACTGCCGGTGTGGGAGAAAAAATTTGGCCAAGTCCCGACGGTAccgactttttttattttaatggttTTAATTTTAGGCTATTATAGATTTTCAGTACGCGGTGCTTTTCTGTTTTGACTGAATCTTGCTGTCTTGTGCGCCTCCTTCAGTGTGACATCGGGGAACAGTGCGCGGTGAGGAAAGGAGCACGCATCGGGAAGATGTGCGACTGTCCCCGAGGAGCTTTCTGCAATTTTTTCTTGCTCAAGTGCTTATGAGGCTGCTTGGCTCTCAATGTAGAATGTAGCATCAAGATAAGAAACTGTCACTCATTCCCATCATAATGTCATATTTTGATGAAAAGCTCGATGAGCAGGAGGATGACAGTTGAAGAATATGTATTTTCatgtatgtattttgtttatcACCATCAAGTCTGTAATAATATACTGGAAGCACAATAAAGCCACAGAAACCCGCAGAGGGCTGAGGCAAGCTATTGTCACATATGTCCATGTGCACTGAGTGCCGAATTCTGTACAATAATAATGCTAATTTTGATTGAGACTGTCATGACATGCATAAAATTGTTACATAACAAAAATCTTGTTTCAGGtaaatgtttgtgtatttAGTTATCATGGCAGAAATAATAAATGGTGACTCGTGTTTTGTAAAGCAGTGCCCTTGTCATgtaatctttttaaaatagatgAATCACTCACCAACCACAATGAAGCTTGACAGAGATAAAGCAAGTGACACATTCATATAATAAACTGACCTCAGACACTACAAAATTGATCTTTTAACCACACCAATATAAATATGTCTACAAAATAAAGATAGATATTCAAATGTGATCTTACATAAAGTCGCTGGGGATGAAGTCGTTCACCCTGACTTCCAC
The window above is part of the Syngnathus acus chromosome 3, fSynAcu1.2, whole genome shotgun sequence genome. Proteins encoded here:
- the LOC119120995 gene encoding cocaine- and amphetamine-regulated transcript protein-like: MMTMSCTKQSSKRLSGALLCASLLLLLHSCPLSQAQFTDTDSEEDLTPRALRDFYPKGPNLTSEKQLLGALQEVLEKLQTKRLPVWEKKFGQVPTCDIGEQCAVRKGARIGKMCDCPRGAFCNFFLLKCL